The Aerosakkonema funiforme FACHB-1375 region GCCGCCCAACAAAGTAAGGTTGGCTAAACCTGAACTAAACGCCTGTGGACAAGTTGCGTGCCGACACCCTTGGTAGAAACAGGAAGTAGACAGCGTTGTCCAATTATATCAGGCAATGTATAAGTTCTACGTAGCAGGTTAGTTCTTAGCGGTCAGCCCGAATACAACGGAGAATAGGGACACAAAAGTTTATTCCCATTCCCGATTCCCCATTCCCTATTCTCATTGGCATGGTTTGGTATCTCAAAAAACGAATTTCTCGTTTCCTTTCTCGATCGCCTTTGCGCTTCTATGGCAAAAAGCTGTGGCGCAAGCGCCGCCAACTCGCGATCGTAGCCATAATAGGCATATTGCTCTGGGTAGCAACTTCTTTCTTGAAAAAGGAGGAACAGCTGGTTTCGGCAAAACCGATGACAGTACTCGCCCAAGAGTTGCCGATTCCCCTTCCCAAAAAATCTTCGGGACAATATAAGTTGCTGGGACAGGGCGATCGCATCTCCCTCAACGGACAAACTTGGCCCGCTACTTGGAGTAAGTGGCAAATAGGAACAAATCGCAAGCCTCACATTGCGGTAACCGATGCCGGGTTAAAGCAAACAATGGGAGTAGAGTTGTTAAGTTCCTGGGATTTGACCAAGCAGGCAGTGCAGTGGTTTACCGATCCCTCCGCAGAACGGCTGACTTTTCCTACTTTACTCACAAACCAATACCGATATTTGGATATTACCGATTTTGCCGATCGCCTGGGTTGGCAAATGCTCTTTGATGGTACAACCCTGCGAATCAAGTCACCTACCGCTACAGTAACGAACATTCAGCAAGAACAGCCCAGTAAAAACGGCGAAGTTGCAGTACCGCATCGCATCATCTTGGATCTCGATCTTCCCACGCCCTGGCAAGTCAGCCAACAAGGTGCTGTTTTGAGTCTGCATATCGATGCAGCTGCTGCACCGGGACTGATGGAGCGTTATTATCCCAAACCTCCAGAAGCAACAACCGACGAGCAAGGATTCCCTTTACCATACGCTACAACAGAGCCCATCCCGCCGCCAAACCCCGGCCTGCCATTAAGAATCGAAACAAGCCAGAACAAAACCACCATCCGAGTTGATATCCCTCCAGGTCTGCATCCGCGCATCTGGAGTGTACCCGCTCCTTATCGCTTAGTCATAGACCTAGCTACTGATGAAGTCATCGTAGAACGAGACATTATTTGGGCGACCGGATTGCGCTACAGACAGCAGATGTTTAACTTGGGGTCGTCTCAGTTCCCAGTCATGTGGCTGGAGATCAATCCCCGCCAATCCATCATGTTAAGACCGATTTGGAGCAATCCCAATACTTTAGTGGGAATTACTCCCTTAGTTGAACAAGCCAAGCAATGGCAGGTGGCAGCTGCGATTAATGGTGGCTTTTTTAATCGCAACACCCAATTACCGTTGGGAGCAATTCGTCGTGATGGTTTATGGCTATCCAGTCCAATTCTAAACAGAGGTGCGATCGCCTGGAACGATAGCGGCGAAGTGAAAATCGGACATCTCAGCCTTCAGCAAGTATTAATTACTTCTACGGGTGAGCGTTTGCCCGTTCTCTCGGTTAATAGTGGCTACTTGCAATCCGGAATTGCCGTACATACCCCAGAGTGGGGGTCTACTTACGCTCCTTTAACCGAAAATGAGACAATTATCACCGTCGAGAACGATCGCGTCATCAGTGTAGAACCATTCAGCCGCATTCCCTTGCTGGGTAATGCCCTCAGCAAAACTTCTTTCCCCATTCCATCTGAAGGCTACCTGCTAGTCGTCCGAGATCGTAGCAGCGCCGATGTCCTTCCCGTTGGCACCATTGTCCGGCTGGAAAGTTATCCCGTTCCCCTGGAATTTGACCGCTACCCGCAGGTTATGGGTGCAGGGCCACTTTTACTGCAAAATCGTCAAATCGTGCTGGATGCCAAAGCCGAACAATTCCGGGACAACTTTATCCATCAAGCCGCACATCGTTCCTGTATCGGCACAACTGCTTCTGGTACTATCTTGATCGTAGCTGTGGGCAACCGGATCGGCGGCCCCGGCCCGACCTTGAATGAAATTGCCGAACTAATGCGGCTGATGGGAGCAGTAGACGCTCTCAACCTAGATGGCGGTAGCTCTACCAGTCTTTACCTTGGGGGCCAACTGCTCAATCGCTCGCCTCACACCGCCGCTCGCATCCATAATGGTTTGGGTGTGTTTATCCAGACCGATAGATAACTGAGGCATTGGGCGATTTTGGATTTAAGGAAAAAAGTGAGAATTGAAGCTCCCAGTAGCGAGCGAAAAAACTTATTTAATTGTAAGGTAGGTTAGGCACGGGCCATAAATTCATGGTTTTGAACCAATTTTGAACCAATAATCAAATTCCCGTGCCTTCACCCACCATCGCACTCAGATGTGAAAAAAATGAACATTTTTCACGATAAACCCCAAAGATTCGTTAACTATTTAAAATTTGTTTAAAGCTGAAAATTCCTAGATGAAGAATTGATATAAGTTTCCAGTTTCAAGTACTTGGGCAGTGACAGCGAACGGGTGGAGTTTGCTATGTTTGGCAAAGGTCTACCATTACTGGGGATCGTCTGCCTTTGGCAACTCCATATTTGACACAAGTAATTCATCATCCTCAAGGAAGAAGTTATGGCTCAGCATCAAGAAATTTCCCAACTATCCCCTTTACACACATCGTTTCCTGCAACATCAAATCCAGTTGCTGCCACAGAACTGCGTCCTTGGGGTTCTTTCACCACTCTAGAAGAAGGACGCGGTTACAAGATCAAACGCATTGAAGTCAAGCCAGGTCACCGCCTCAGCCTCCAGATGCACCACCACCGCAGCGAACACTGGATAGTAGTTTCAGGGACAGCCAGAGTTACTTGTGGCTCGGAAGAAAAGTTACTCAACAGTAATGAGTCAACCTATGTTCCCCAGTGTATGTCTCATCGTCTGGAAAATCCTGGTGTGATTCCCCTAATTTTGATTGAGGTGCAAAATGGAGAATATCTGGGAGAAGACGACATTGTACGCTTTCAAGATGACTATGCCCGCGTCAAGGCGGATAAGTAAAGATAATTTGACTTCGATCGTTCATTGTTCGTAGTTCTTAGCTTATGATTGAGGGATCTCGATCGCGCTTCAAGCTTGTCCCCATCAACAACGAACAATTTTAACTTGATAGCAAAGAATGATAAATATCAGCAAAGCCGCAGCAAGTGAAGTAAAGCGCCTTAAAGGCAAGCTAAAAAAGCCAAATGCCCTATTCAGGCTGAAAATTAATGCAGGGGGCTGTGCTGGGCTGTTGTATGCAATGGAATTCGACGATGCGATCGCACCCGACGATATCATTTACGATTGCAACGGTTTGCAGGTAATCATACCAGCTGACAGCTGCCAGTATGTTGATGGCCTCACCTTAGATTACTCTGAAGACCTCATGGGTGGTGGCTTTCGTTTTCATAACCCCAAAGCCACTCAAACCTGTGGCTGCGGTAACTCCTTCTCTATTAAGCCCACTTCTGGAGCGCCTTTAAATATAGCTGCTCCAGAACAAACATTCGATATCTGAAGTACGAACATCACCTACAGTTCTTGCGTCGCTTGACAAAAATTTAATAAAAGCGATACAATCTGCATTTGTGGTTAATTTTAAGCAGCCAAAAACTGTAGACTCAGAGGTCATGCCCACCATCCAACAATTAATTCGCGACGAACGCCAGAAAGCGCGTAAGAAAACAAAGTCCCCAGCATTGAAGAGCTGTCCGCAACGGCGTGGGGTCTGTACAAGAGTTTATACAACAACTCCTAAAAAACCTAACTCAGCTTTACGGAAAGTTGCCAGGGTGCGCCTCACATCTGGCTTTGAAGTAACGTCTTATATACCGGGTATCGGTCATAATTTGCAAGAACACTCAGTTGTAATGATTCGGGGTGGTCGGGTAAAAGACTTGCCAGGTGTGAGATATCACATCATT contains the following coding sequences:
- a CDS encoding HesB/IscA family protein: MINISKAAASEVKRLKGKLKKPNALFRLKINAGGCAGLLYAMEFDDAIAPDDIIYDCNGLQVIIPADSCQYVDGLTLDYSEDLMGGGFRFHNPKATQTCGCGNSFSIKPTSGAPLNIAAPEQTFDI
- a CDS encoding phosphodiester glycosidase family protein, which encodes MVWYLKKRISRFLSRSPLRFYGKKLWRKRRQLAIVAIIGILLWVATSFLKKEEQLVSAKPMTVLAQELPIPLPKKSSGQYKLLGQGDRISLNGQTWPATWSKWQIGTNRKPHIAVTDAGLKQTMGVELLSSWDLTKQAVQWFTDPSAERLTFPTLLTNQYRYLDITDFADRLGWQMLFDGTTLRIKSPTATVTNIQQEQPSKNGEVAVPHRIILDLDLPTPWQVSQQGAVLSLHIDAAAAPGLMERYYPKPPEATTDEQGFPLPYATTEPIPPPNPGLPLRIETSQNKTTIRVDIPPGLHPRIWSVPAPYRLVIDLATDEVIVERDIIWATGLRYRQQMFNLGSSQFPVMWLEINPRQSIMLRPIWSNPNTLVGITPLVEQAKQWQVAAAINGGFFNRNTQLPLGAIRRDGLWLSSPILNRGAIAWNDSGEVKIGHLSLQQVLITSTGERLPVLSVNSGYLQSGIAVHTPEWGSTYAPLTENETIITVENDRVISVEPFSRIPLLGNALSKTSFPIPSEGYLLVVRDRSSADVLPVGTIVRLESYPVPLEFDRYPQVMGAGPLLLQNRQIVLDAKAEQFRDNFIHQAAHRSCIGTTASGTILIVAVGNRIGGPGPTLNEIAELMRLMGAVDALNLDGGSSTSLYLGGQLLNRSPHTAARIHNGLGVFIQTDR
- the rpsL gene encoding 30S ribosomal protein S12, giving the protein MPTIQQLIRDERQKARKKTKSPALKSCPQRRGVCTRVYTTTPKKPNSALRKVARVRLTSGFEVTSYIPGIGHNLQEHSVVMIRGGRVKDLPGVRYHIIRGTLDTAGVKDRKQGRSKYGTKRPKAAAGK
- a CDS encoding cupin domain-containing protein, translated to MAQHQEISQLSPLHTSFPATSNPVAATELRPWGSFTTLEEGRGYKIKRIEVKPGHRLSLQMHHHRSEHWIVVSGTARVTCGSEEKLLNSNESTYVPQCMSHRLENPGVIPLILIEVQNGEYLGEDDIVRFQDDYARVKADK